The Glandiceps talaboti chromosome 9, keGlaTala1.1, whole genome shotgun sequence genome window below encodes:
- the LOC144439986 gene encoding aqualysin-1-like: MRILILALFVAAASAASLAPLFKAKVGDAVPNSYMVKLKDGVDISKFIQKVEDVNTFVRNRYTSVFYGVSIDIYGKNVATLRSMDEVEYIEENMIMRATVEWGCDRIDQRNLPLDGQMIIHGDGSGAHVYIADTGIRHTHVEFEGRASFFWDFDSGGDGDDCNGHGTHCAGTATGRDVGVAIKADVYSVRVLNCAGIGLTSNIVNGLDAIATDGTSPGLCSMSLGGGASTALDNAVRDLVSAGYSVPVAAGNDNGNACNTSPARESTADTVGSTTSTDARSGFSNYGTCVDLFAPGSSVRSSWHSSDTAYNTISGTSMACPHVAGILAVNYGSGRCSSPSTCSSTLVSDATSGVISNPGAGSPNLLAYCT; this comes from the exons ATGCGTATCTTGATCCTAGCCTTGTTTGTGGCTGCAGCTAGTGCTGCCAGTCTAGCACCCCTTTTCAAAGCTAAAGTTGGAGATGCAGTGCCAAACAGTTATATGGTCAAGTTAAAG gaTGGCGTAGACATCAGTAAATTCATCCAGAAAGTTGAAGACGTCAACACATTCGTGAGAAATAGGTACACCAGTGTTTTCTACGGCGTGTCTATTGATATCTATGGAAAAAATGTTGCCACC TTGAGAAGCATGGATGAAGTTGAATACATTGAGGAAAATATGATCATGAGAGCAACAGTAGAATGGGGTTGCGATCGTATCGATCAGAGAAATTTGCCTTTAGATGGGCAAATGATCATCCACG GCGATGGCAGCGGCGCCCATGTATACATTGCTGATACTGGAATACGTCACACTCACGTAGAGTTCGAGGGACGTGCATCGTTCTTCTGGGACTTTGATAGCGGCGGTGAT GGTGACGATTGCAATGGTCATGGAACCCATTGTGCTGGTACTGCCACTGGTCGTGATGTTGGTGTTGCAATTAAAGCAGATGTGTACAGTGTACGTGTCTTGAACTGTGCTGGCATTGGTTTGACTAGCAACATCGTTAATG GTCTGGACGCAATCGCCACCGATGGAACCAGTCCAGGTTTATGTTCAATGTCTTTGGGTGGCGGTGCTAGCACCGCCTTGGACAATGCTGTCAGAGACCTCGTCAGTGCTGGCTACTCAGTTCCTGTTGCTGCTGGTAACGACAACGGCAATGCTTGTAACACATCACCCGCAAGAGAATCAACG GCTGATACTGTTGGCTCTACAACTAGCACTGACGCTAGATCTGGCTTCTCCAACTATGGTACATGTGTTGATCTCTTTGCCCCCGGCTCTAGCGTAAGGAGTTCCTGGCATTCAAGCGACACTGCTTATAACACTATAAGTGGTACCTCCATGGCTTGCCCACATGTTGCCG GCATACTTGCTGTCAACTATGGTTCTGGTAGATGTTCAAGCCCCTCAACCTGCTCAAGTACATTGGTTAGCGATGCTACATCAGGTGTGATCAGCAACCCCGGTGCAGGTTCACCAAACTTACTTGCTTATTGTACATAA